One Sinorhizobium mexicanum genomic region harbors:
- a CDS encoding RrF2 family transcriptional regulator has protein sequence MLTKKGKYGLKALVDLARLEPGETAFINEIAQRNNIPKKFLDTILLELRNAGMLRSKKGPGGGYSLSRPASEIRIGHVIRTLDGPLAPIRCASRTAYEVCEDCSDPETCRVRISMTTVRDAMASILDSMTLAEFAGDGDLPHEVIEEKRAG, from the coding sequence ATGCTGACGAAGAAGGGAAAATACGGGCTCAAGGCCCTCGTCGATCTGGCGCGCCTCGAACCGGGCGAGACTGCCTTCATCAATGAAATTGCCCAGCGCAACAACATTCCGAAAAAATTCCTCGACACGATTCTGCTCGAATTGCGCAATGCCGGCATGCTGCGTTCCAAGAAGGGGCCAGGCGGCGGCTATTCGCTTTCTCGGCCGGCGTCGGAGATTCGTATCGGCCACGTCATACGCACGCTTGACGGTCCCCTCGCACCGATCCGCTGCGCCAGCCGCACGGCCTATGAGGTCTGCGAAGACTGCAGCGATCCCGAGACCTGTCGTGTGCGGATATCGATGACGACGGTCCGTGACGCGATGGCCTCCATTCTCGACTCGATGACGCTTGCGGAATTTGCGGGTGATGGCGATCTGCCGCACGAGGTTATCGAAGAAAAACGTGCGGGCTGA
- the secD gene encoding protein translocase subunit SecD: MHTSRWAVLAYVAIIIFGCLAAVPSVLPQGMREQFTSILPFKPVTLGLDLRGGSHLVLEVDGAGLQKARLNTLLDDTRRVLRGERVSASSARISGNAVTVSIADAADREKVLPKLQELATPVSTIGFGGAAPEVEVTTNADVVTLAITEAGLADRMTKAVEQSLEIIRNRVDQVGVAEPLIQRIGSNRILVQLPGLQDPTRLRELLGSTAQMSFHMLDQTADVTQPPPRGVDILPGANDGNKYPVESRVAISGERLDDAKVGFDQRTNQPVVDFTFDSLGARQFAEITRENVGRPFAIVLDGKVLTAPVINEPILGGRGQISGHFTAQEATVLSALLRSGALPAPLTIIEERSVGPNLGSDSIRMGLYTGLAGFALVVVLMVVLYGAWGMIANVGLVLHTALTIGVLGMIGSTLTLPGIAGIILGIGMAVDANILINARIREETEGGAGAMKALDVGFNKAYATILDSNVTTLSGTILLFWLGSGPVRGFAVTMMLGIVISMFTSITVVRLLMREVVVRRKMKKLEIPSLFGGVPHLPTISFMKRRFQAIGFSAFLSISSVVLFFTPGLNYGIDFVGGIQVEAVSKDKIDLATLRHGLEALNLGEVALQDFGNGQSVLIRVQRQPGGEQEQTAALNRVKDAVTTAVPGATLERTEVVGPTVSGELQRSGFLAVGLAMVAILLYIWFRFEWHFAVGAIAVLLLDITKTVGFFALTGVDFNLTAIAALLTMIGYSVNDKVVVYDRMRENLRKYKSMPFSDLIDMSINQVIARCIFTSMATALSLVPMAIWGGETVRSFAWPMIFGVIVATTSSIYIGGPILLFLSRWWKDREASRTTAQQPGTPAA, encoded by the coding sequence ATGCATACATCCAGATGGGCGGTCCTCGCCTATGTCGCGATCATTATTTTCGGATGCCTCGCGGCGGTGCCGAGCGTTCTGCCGCAAGGCATGAGAGAGCAATTCACGTCGATCCTGCCCTTCAAGCCGGTCACTCTCGGCCTCGATTTGAGGGGCGGCTCGCACCTCGTTCTCGAGGTCGACGGCGCCGGCCTGCAGAAGGCGCGGCTCAATACGCTTCTTGATGATACCCGCCGGGTTCTCCGCGGCGAGCGCGTTTCCGCCTCGTCGGCGCGCATCAGCGGTAACGCCGTAACGGTCAGCATCGCGGATGCGGCCGATCGCGAAAAGGTGTTGCCGAAGCTGCAGGAACTCGCAACCCCCGTCAGCACGATCGGCTTCGGCGGCGCGGCGCCTGAGGTCGAGGTAACGACGAACGCCGACGTGGTGACACTCGCGATCACCGAGGCAGGACTTGCCGACCGCATGACCAAGGCGGTCGAGCAGAGCCTGGAGATTATCCGCAACCGCGTCGACCAGGTCGGCGTCGCCGAGCCGCTGATCCAGCGTATCGGCTCGAACCGCATCCTCGTACAGCTCCCCGGCCTGCAGGATCCGACCCGTCTTCGCGAACTCCTGGGCTCCACGGCGCAGATGAGCTTCCACATGCTCGATCAGACCGCGGACGTCACACAGCCGCCGCCACGCGGCGTCGACATCCTTCCCGGCGCCAATGACGGCAACAAATACCCGGTCGAAAGCCGCGTTGCCATTTCCGGCGAGCGGCTCGATGACGCCAAGGTCGGCTTCGACCAGCGCACGAACCAGCCGGTCGTGGACTTCACCTTCGATTCGCTTGGCGCCCGCCAGTTCGCCGAAATCACGCGTGAAAATGTCGGCCGCCCGTTCGCAATCGTCCTCGACGGCAAGGTGCTGACCGCACCGGTAATCAACGAGCCGATCCTCGGCGGCCGTGGCCAAATCAGCGGTCATTTCACCGCTCAGGAGGCAACGGTTCTCTCCGCGCTCCTCCGCTCGGGCGCCCTGCCGGCGCCGCTCACGATCATCGAAGAGCGTTCGGTCGGCCCGAACCTCGGCAGCGACTCGATCCGCATGGGCCTCTACACCGGTCTTGCCGGCTTCGCCCTCGTCGTCGTCCTCATGGTCGTCCTCTATGGCGCCTGGGGCATGATCGCCAATGTCGGCCTGGTGCTGCACACGGCCTTGACGATCGGTGTTCTCGGCATGATCGGCTCGACGCTCACCCTGCCCGGCATTGCCGGCATCATTCTCGGCATCGGCATGGCCGTCGACGCCAACATCCTCATCAACGCACGTATCCGCGAAGAGACGGAAGGGGGCGCCGGCGCGATGAAGGCGCTAGATGTCGGCTTCAACAAGGCTTACGCGACGATCCTCGACTCCAACGTCACGACGCTCTCCGGCACAATCCTCCTGTTCTGGCTCGGCAGCGGCCCGGTTCGCGGCTTTGCCGTCACCATGATGCTCGGCATCGTCATCTCGATGTTCACGTCCATCACGGTCGTGCGTCTGCTGATGCGCGAGGTCGTCGTCCGCCGCAAGATGAAGAAGCTGGAGATCCCGTCGCTCTTCGGCGGCGTGCCGCATCTGCCGACCATCTCCTTCATGAAGCGCCGCTTCCAGGCAATCGGCTTCTCTGCCTTCCTGTCGATCAGCTCGGTGGTGCTGTTCTTCACACCGGGCCTCAACTACGGCATTGATTTCGTCGGCGGTATCCAGGTCGAGGCGGTATCGAAGGACAAGATCGATCTGGCGACGCTGCGTCACGGGCTCGAGGCGCTCAATCTCGGCGAGGTGGCGCTGCAGGACTTCGGCAACGGTCAGTCGGTGCTGATCCGCGTCCAGCGCCAGCCGGGCGGCGAGCAGGAGCAGACCGCGGCGCTGAACCGCGTCAAGGATGCGGTGACGACCGCCGTCCCGGGGGCGACCCTGGAGCGGACCGAGGTCGTCGGTCCGACGGTCAGCGGCGAGCTGCAGCGCTCCGGCTTCCTCGCCGTCGGTCTCGCTATGGTGGCGATCCTGCTCTACATCTGGTTCCGCTTCGAATGGCACTTCGCCGTCGGCGCGATCGCGGTGCTCTTGCTCGACATCACCAAGACGGTGGGCTTCTTCGCGCTTACCGGCGTGGACTTCAACCTGACGGCAATCGCCGCACTGCTGACGATGATCGGCTATTCGGTGAACGACAAGGTGGTCGTGTACGACCGCATGCGTGAAAACCTGCGCAAGTACAAGTCGATGCCCTTCTCGGATCTCATCGACATGAGCATCAACCAGGTGATTGCGCGATGCATCTTCACCTCCATGGCGACGGCCCTTTCCCTTGTGCCGATGGCGATCTGGGGCGGCGAAACGGTGCGCAGCTTCGCCTGGCCGATGATCTTCGGCGTCATCGTCGCCACGACCTCATCGATCTATATCGGTGGTCCGATCCTCCTGTTCCTGAGCCGGTGGTGGAAGGATCGCGAGGCGAGTCGCACCACGGCGCAGCAGCCGGGAACGCCAGCGGCGTGA
- a CDS encoding capsule biosynthesis protein has product MTADTTINRSTLRTFLFLQGPSSPIFAKIASRLEALGHTCLRINLNVGDQIFWRRRGAFNYRGSMSAWPTYVEAFIRRHAVSDLVLLGEERPYHQAAIAAARQEGVAVFIVEMGYLRPDWLTLERGGMSSNSHFPSEPDQILRAAAGLPEPDWRRRYEQSFFTEAACDLLYNLPNVFLWFLFPGYRRHGIFHPLAEYAGWLLRLSTQGREQRAADALIRSLAAEGRDYFVYPLQLETDYQLRAHSPFNSQKEAIRAILASFARHAPAGSKLAIKTHPLDNGLIRWRKIVAEEAGKTGIGDRIVYLDGGNLDALVLGSAGVVTVNSTAGLHALKQGKPVKVLGSALFDIAGLTDQQPLDTFWRAPQAPDPDLSAALFRLMAAAIQVRGNLYSSAGTSAGANAIAERLHQGVVNEPGAFVDPPPRRKPEKSAPFAALGGR; this is encoded by the coding sequence ATGACAGCGGACACGACGATCAATCGCTCGACACTACGGACATTCCTGTTTCTGCAGGGCCCCTCGTCGCCGATCTTTGCCAAGATTGCCAGCCGGCTCGAGGCATTGGGCCACACGTGTCTGCGCATCAATCTCAACGTCGGCGACCAGATTTTCTGGCGACGCCGCGGGGCCTTCAACTATCGCGGCTCCATGTCGGCTTGGCCGACCTATGTTGAAGCCTTTATCCGTCGCCACGCCGTCAGCGACCTCGTGCTGCTTGGCGAAGAGCGCCCCTACCATCAGGCCGCGATCGCCGCTGCCCGCCAGGAAGGCGTGGCTGTCTTCATCGTGGAGATGGGATATCTGCGCCCCGACTGGCTGACGCTGGAACGTGGCGGCATGTCGTCCAACTCGCATTTTCCATCCGAACCGGACCAAATCCTGCGCGCTGCAGCCGGCCTGCCGGAACCGGACTGGCGGCGGCGTTACGAGCAATCCTTCTTCACCGAAGCAGCCTGCGATCTGCTCTACAATCTTCCGAACGTCTTCCTTTGGTTTCTTTTTCCGGGCTATCGCCGACACGGGATCTTTCATCCCCTCGCGGAATATGCGGGGTGGCTGTTGCGCCTCAGCACGCAGGGGCGGGAACAACGTGCAGCCGATGCCCTCATCCGCTCGCTAGCCGCGGAGGGCCGCGATTATTTCGTCTATCCGCTGCAGTTGGAGACCGACTATCAACTGCGTGCGCACTCGCCGTTCAACAGTCAGAAGGAAGCGATCCGCGCGATCCTTGCTTCCTTCGCGCGCCACGCACCCGCGGGCAGCAAACTGGCGATCAAGACCCATCCCCTCGACAACGGCCTCATCCGCTGGCGCAAGATCGTTGCCGAAGAGGCAGGCAAAACCGGAATCGGAGACCGCATCGTCTATCTTGACGGCGGTAATCTGGACGCTTTGGTGCTCGGGAGCGCGGGCGTCGTTACCGTCAACTCGACCGCCGGCCTGCATGCGTTGAAACAGGGCAAACCCGTGAAAGTCCTCGGCAGTGCCCTTTTCGACATTGCGGGGCTTACCGATCAGCAGCCGCTCGACACGTTCTGGCGAGCGCCGCAGGCGCCTGATCCAGACTTGAGCGCGGCCTTGTTCAGATTGATGGCCGCGGCCATCCAGGTCCGTGGCAACCTCTATTCAAGCGCAGGCACGAGTGCCGGCGCAAACGCGATCGCGGAGCGTCTGCATCAGGGCGTCGTCAACGAGCCCGGGGCTTTCGTAGACCCTCCGCCCCGGCGAAAGCCGGAAAAGAGCGCTCCCTTTGCGGCACTTGGCGGCCGCTGA
- a CDS encoding 5-guanidino-2-oxopentanoate decarboxylase — protein sequence MTAGMKTVGEVLVDLLEANGVEVVFGIPGVHTVELYRGLASSKIRHVTPRHEQGAGFMADGYARVSGKPGVALVITGPGLTNTITAMAQARQDSIPMLVISGVNRRDSLGHGRGLLHELPDQHGMMKTLALYSHTLLNPTDLPLVVDRAFAVLLSGRPGPVHIEIPTDVMALPIESKAARPAAATRPRSDGETLQKAAILCAEAAQPVIICGGGALTAEAEVRQLAELIGAPVVTTVNARGMLAGHPLRVPASPSLKAVRALLRAADLVLALGTEMGQTDYDLYADGGFPELRNLIRTDIDAAQLARGPQAALSILSGAKMATAGILGFLPGHMAAKDGAERAEFARKAALKELSAKMRAEVAVIDMIYGALPDCVIVGDSTQAVYAGNLYCDAPRQRSWFNSATGYGALGYAPPAAVGAAVADRGKPVVCLVGDGGFQFSLAEIGSAVDAAARVIFLVWNNDGYQEIESYMVDSGITPEGVKPSAPDFLMTARAYGVPAERLADVRDLPRALTVAAARPGPSLIEIHEAKTVGVTA from the coding sequence ATGACTGCCGGAATGAAAACCGTAGGCGAGGTCCTCGTCGATCTCCTCGAGGCAAACGGTGTCGAAGTTGTGTTCGGTATACCCGGCGTGCACACGGTCGAACTCTATCGCGGTCTTGCCTCATCGAAGATCCGCCATGTCACGCCGAGGCACGAGCAGGGCGCGGGCTTCATGGCCGATGGATATGCGCGCGTCAGCGGCAAACCAGGTGTTGCGCTCGTCATCACCGGCCCCGGCCTCACCAACACCATCACGGCGATGGCGCAGGCTCGCCAGGATTCGATCCCGATGCTTGTCATTTCCGGCGTCAACCGTCGCGATTCGCTCGGCCATGGCCGCGGCCTGCTGCACGAATTGCCCGACCAGCACGGGATGATGAAGACGCTGGCGCTTTATTCCCACACGCTGCTCAACCCCACCGATTTGCCGCTTGTGGTGGACCGGGCCTTTGCGGTCCTGCTTTCCGGGCGGCCCGGGCCAGTGCACATCGAGATTCCGACCGACGTGATGGCTCTGCCGATCGAGAGCAAGGCGGCGAGACCCGCCGCCGCAACCCGGCCGCGGTCCGACGGCGAAACCTTGCAGAAGGCGGCGATCCTGTGCGCCGAGGCCGCCCAGCCGGTGATCATATGCGGCGGCGGCGCGCTGACGGCGGAAGCGGAAGTGCGGCAGCTTGCGGAACTGATCGGCGCGCCGGTGGTGACGACCGTCAACGCGCGCGGCATGCTTGCCGGCCACCCCCTGAGGGTGCCGGCGAGCCCGAGCTTGAAGGCGGTGCGCGCCCTGCTGCGGGCCGCGGATCTTGTCTTGGCGCTCGGCACGGAGATGGGCCAAACGGACTACGATCTTTATGCCGATGGCGGCTTTCCGGAGCTGCGCAATCTCATCCGCACCGACATCGATGCCGCGCAGCTCGCCCGCGGGCCGCAGGCAGCACTTTCGATCCTGTCGGGCGCGAAGATGGCGACGGCCGGCATCCTGGGCTTTCTGCCCGGCCATATGGCTGCAAAAGACGGCGCAGAGCGTGCGGAATTTGCTCGCAAGGCGGCGCTCAAGGAATTGTCCGCCAAGATGCGCGCGGAAGTCGCCGTCATCGACATGATCTACGGGGCGCTTCCCGATTGCGTGATCGTCGGGGACTCCACGCAAGCCGTCTACGCCGGCAACCTCTATTGCGATGCGCCCCGACAACGGAGCTGGTTCAATTCCGCGACCGGTTACGGGGCGCTCGGTTATGCGCCGCCGGCGGCAGTCGGCGCGGCCGTGGCGGATCGCGGCAAGCCTGTCGTCTGTCTCGTCGGCGACGGCGGCTTTCAATTCTCGCTGGCCGAGATCGGCTCGGCCGTCGACGCCGCGGCGAGGGTGATCTTCCTCGTCTGGAACAATGACGGGTACCAGGAAATCGAGTCCTACATGGTCGATTCCGGTATCACCCCGGAAGGTGTGAAGCCCTCCGCTCCAGACTTTCTGATGACTGCCAGGGCATATGGCGTTCCGGCGGAACGGCTGGCCGATGTCCGCGATCTGCCGCGCGCGCTCACTGTGGCCGCTGCGCGACCCGGACCTTCGCTGATCGAAATCCATGAGGCAAAGACCGTCGGTGTTACCGCCTGA
- a CDS encoding KpsF/GutQ family sugar-phosphate isomerase, with the protein MGLRQVKADGQSRSAMLDSIGRTLTTATNGIKALADHLTTDEVFARSLVDAIELIGDSEGRVVVSGVGKSGHIGRKIAATMASTGTSAYFVHPTEASHGDLGMVTSQDVLILLSWSGETAELGNMLTYAKRFKVPVVSICANRDSILARNSDVALVLPKVPEACPHGLAPTTSAMLQLAVGDALAIALLERRGFSAEDFKTFHPGGKLGAQLRLVHELAHVAEQVPLLPVGRPMSEAVIEMSSKGFGVVGIVDEGGALIGVITDGDLRRHMAGDLLLQPVEDVMSRNPRVIKGDVLASAAMEFMQEHKVTVLFLVDDAGLPAGILHIHDLLRAGVA; encoded by the coding sequence ATGGGCTTGAGACAAGTGAAAGCGGATGGGCAATCCCGTTCCGCCATGCTGGATTCGATCGGCAGGACGCTGACGACCGCAACCAACGGGATCAAGGCTCTCGCCGATCACCTGACGACGGATGAAGTCTTTGCGCGCAGCCTTGTCGATGCGATCGAATTGATCGGCGACAGCGAGGGCCGGGTCGTCGTGTCAGGCGTCGGCAAGAGCGGGCATATCGGCCGCAAGATCGCTGCGACCATGGCGTCCACCGGCACGTCCGCCTATTTCGTCCATCCGACCGAGGCGAGCCATGGCGATCTCGGCATGGTCACGTCGCAGGATGTCCTGATCCTGCTTTCCTGGTCGGGAGAGACGGCCGAGCTTGGCAACATGCTCACCTACGCCAAGCGCTTCAAGGTACCGGTTGTCTCGATCTGCGCCAATCGCGACAGCATCCTTGCGCGCAACTCCGATGTTGCCCTGGTGCTGCCGAAGGTGCCGGAAGCCTGCCCGCACGGGCTTGCTCCCACGACCTCGGCGATGCTGCAGCTTGCGGTCGGAGATGCCTTGGCAATCGCGCTCCTGGAGCGTCGCGGTTTCTCGGCTGAAGATTTCAAGACATTCCATCCCGGTGGCAAGCTCGGCGCGCAGCTGCGCCTCGTGCATGAACTCGCGCATGTGGCGGAACAGGTGCCGCTGCTGCCGGTCGGTCGTCCGATGAGCGAAGCGGTCATCGAGATGTCGTCGAAGGGATTTGGCGTAGTCGGCATCGTCGACGAAGGCGGCGCGCTGATCGGCGTGATTACCGACGGCGACCTGCGCCGTCACATGGCGGGCGATCTGCTGCTTCAGCCGGTCGAGGACGTGATGTCGCGCAATCCGAGGGTCATCAAAGGCGACGTGCTTGCCAGCGCCGCCATGGAGTTCATGCAGGAGCACAAGGTGACCGTGCTTTTCCTGGTCGACGACGCCGGACTCCCGGCCGGCATCCTGCATATCCACGATCTTCTGCGCGCCGGCGTCGCGTGA